The following proteins come from a genomic window of Rhodohalobacter sp. 614A:
- a CDS encoding methylmalonyl-CoA mutase family protein: MTTNKNGQKKRLWDFEPVRKIEWEEQITKDLKGADYKARLFWDSREGFTTAPFYMREDLQNLEHNAKDTILSKTGWTCCAPIYETSPEEANKFIKKAIHKGCGAFFIQSKSSWKSGNLGGDMHGTQIQKEVDLDQLVDGFDVDSVEFTFDSGMTTPALVAMLKNHPNEFTNPKFIFDPFTYVAERGRMPLGKKKLKGIVNELAAQKNYKTLCADGLFYHRSGATIVQELGLALATVSEFLSLIDKENRQNAANAIFVRLAAGPLYFPEIAKFRAVRILWDQLIKAYGFENLPQLTVIAETSKINKTLTDRHNNLIRTITESMSAVLGGVDQLMVHPYDVLESTPGDFSRRIARNVQYILRDESHLGKVADPSAGSYYIENLTSSIAKEAWEYFQTIEKEGGLIQSLKNGSIQEVINRSKKEREDAVNRGKKVLVGTNYYANAEEDLPVTLNPPSFADSLELTDFEFKQTNGSLIKALQKSFKKGATVGDVIQTMLKPKKVLYQTVEETNLGSVFGEIRLRTKSLTKETGIEPVVHLVPVGDVRWRNARATFSHNTLGCGGFKMDHPNGYDSVDEAAEKIETGNADIFVLCSSDKEYEELIEPFCNAFSKKGICILAGHPGDNEEKYRKAGMDIFIYKGMNIPAMLLDIQNNLFEMEEKHETT; encoded by the coding sequence ATGACAACCAATAAAAACGGACAAAAAAAGAGGTTGTGGGATTTTGAGCCTGTACGTAAAATCGAGTGGGAAGAACAGATCACAAAAGATCTGAAAGGGGCCGACTATAAGGCCAGATTATTTTGGGACTCCCGCGAAGGTTTCACTACTGCTCCTTTCTACATGAGAGAAGACCTGCAAAACCTGGAGCATAATGCTAAAGACACCATCCTCAGCAAAACCGGATGGACATGCTGTGCTCCCATTTATGAAACATCTCCTGAAGAGGCAAACAAATTTATTAAAAAAGCAATCCACAAGGGTTGTGGGGCTTTCTTTATTCAATCGAAATCGTCCTGGAAATCGGGAAATCTCGGTGGAGATATGCACGGAACACAAATCCAAAAAGAGGTTGATCTTGATCAGCTTGTAGATGGATTTGATGTGGACAGCGTTGAATTTACATTTGACTCGGGAATGACTACTCCCGCACTTGTAGCAATGTTGAAAAATCATCCGAATGAGTTTACAAATCCCAAGTTTATTTTCGATCCATTTACATATGTCGCCGAACGCGGACGTATGCCACTTGGCAAAAAGAAACTGAAAGGGATTGTAAACGAACTCGCTGCTCAGAAAAATTATAAAACACTTTGTGCCGACGGACTTTTTTATCACCGCTCTGGCGCAACCATTGTACAGGAGTTGGGACTGGCTCTTGCAACGGTCAGCGAATTCTTGTCATTGATTGACAAGGAAAACAGGCAAAACGCGGCGAATGCTATTTTTGTACGCCTCGCTGCCGGACCGCTTTATTTCCCCGAAATTGCCAAATTCCGGGCTGTTCGAATACTTTGGGATCAATTGATAAAGGCATATGGATTTGAGAATCTGCCGCAACTAACGGTGATTGCAGAAACATCAAAAATAAACAAGACCCTTACCGATCGGCATAATAATCTGATTCGAACCATTACCGAATCGATGTCGGCTGTTTTGGGAGGTGTGGATCAACTGATGGTTCATCCTTATGATGTTCTCGAATCTACCCCCGGCGATTTCTCCAGACGCATTGCCCGAAATGTGCAATACATTTTGAGGGATGAATCTCATCTTGGTAAAGTGGCTGATCCATCTGCCGGTTCGTACTACATCGAAAACCTGACTTCCTCCATCGCCAAAGAAGCGTGGGAGTATTTTCAAACCATTGAGAAAGAAGGCGGCTTGATACAGAGTCTTAAAAACGGATCCATCCAGGAAGTGATCAACCGATCTAAAAAAGAACGCGAAGATGCTGTAAATCGAGGAAAAAAAGTTCTGGTTGGAACCAATTACTATGCGAATGCAGAAGAAGATCTGCCGGTGACGTTGAATCCGCCGTCATTTGCAGACTCGCTTGAACTGACCGATTTTGAGTTTAAACAAACAAACGGAAGCCTCATCAAGGCATTGCAAAAATCCTTCAAAAAAGGAGCCACAGTTGGCGATGTAATCCAAACGATGCTGAAACCGAAAAAAGTTCTTTATCAAACGGTTGAGGAGACAAACCTTGGGTCTGTCTTTGGTGAAATCCGGCTCCGAACAAAATCACTCACTAAAGAAACCGGAATTGAGCCTGTGGTTCACCTGGTTCCTGTTGGCGATGTAAGATGGCGAAACGCCCGTGCCACCTTCTCGCACAACACCCTGGGCTGTGGCGGTTTTAAAATGGACCACCCCAATGGTTATGATTCGGTTGATGAAGCCGCTGAAAAAATTGAAACCGGAAATGCAGACATCTTTGTACTCTGTAGTTCAGACAAAGAGTATGAAGAGCTGATTGAACCATTCTGCAATGCATTTTCCAAAAAAGGAATTTGTATCCTGGCCGGGCATCCGGGCGACAACGAAGAGAAATACCGCAAAGCAGGTATGGATATCTTTATTTATAAAGGCATGAACATCCCAGCCATGCTGCTGGATATCCAAAACAACCTGTTTGAAATGGAGGAAAAACATGAGACGACCTGA
- a CDS encoding acyl-CoA dehydrogenase has product MTENRTTSNPLTQLTEDEQMLKDAAAEFADTVIHPKVQEMDEKAKLDPELIRLFFEMGFMGIEIPEKYEGGGGTFFMSIVAIEQISRVDASVGVFMDVQNTLVNNAILRWGSDEIKERFLPQLATEKVGAYCLSEAGSGSDAFALKCSAKEDGDSYILNGTKLWITNANEADIFLVFANINPEVGYKGITCFIVERGMAGFSISKKEDKLGIRASSTCGLTFEDVRVPKENILGEVGKGYKVAIETLNEGRIGIGAQMIGIAQAAYDAAISYTKERQQFGQSISEFQGVQFQLAKMATELEMARLLVYNAARLKEAGKPFLKEAAMAKYYSSEVAEKVSSMAIDLYGGYGYVREYPVEKYYRDSKIGKIYEGTSNMQLQTISKIILKE; this is encoded by the coding sequence ATGACGGAGAATAGAACAACTTCAAATCCATTGACACAACTAACCGAAGACGAGCAGATGCTGAAAGATGCGGCTGCGGAATTTGCGGATACGGTGATTCATCCAAAAGTTCAGGAGATGGATGAGAAAGCAAAGCTCGATCCCGAACTTATCCGGCTCTTTTTTGAAATGGGATTTATGGGAATAGAAATTCCTGAGAAGTACGAAGGTGGTGGCGGTACATTTTTTATGAGTATTGTAGCCATCGAGCAAATTTCCAGGGTAGACGCCTCCGTTGGCGTTTTTATGGATGTACAAAATACACTGGTAAACAATGCCATTCTGAGATGGGGCTCGGATGAAATCAAAGAACGTTTTTTGCCACAATTAGCCACCGAAAAAGTAGGGGCGTACTGCCTTTCGGAAGCGGGTTCGGGCAGTGATGCTTTCGCGCTGAAATGCTCTGCAAAAGAAGACGGCGATTCATACATCCTGAACGGCACCAAGCTTTGGATTACCAATGCCAATGAAGCCGATATTTTCCTGGTATTCGCGAATATCAATCCGGAGGTGGGATACAAAGGAATTACCTGTTTTATTGTTGAAAGGGGAATGGCCGGATTTTCCATATCAAAAAAAGAGGATAAACTTGGAATTCGGGCCAGCTCAACTTGCGGACTGACATTTGAAGACGTGAGAGTTCCGAAAGAAAATATTCTCGGGGAAGTTGGAAAAGGATACAAAGTGGCTATCGAAACCCTGAATGAGGGACGAATTGGAATTGGGGCACAAATGATTGGAATTGCCCAGGCTGCATACGATGCGGCGATCAGTTATACCAAAGAACGTCAACAGTTTGGGCAATCCATTTCTGAATTCCAGGGCGTTCAGTTTCAGCTTGCAAAGATGGCAACCGAATTGGAGATGGCCCGCCTGCTGGTATATAACGCTGCAAGGCTCAAAGAAGCAGGAAAACCTTTTCTGAAAGAGGCGGCCATGGCAAAATATTACAGTTCCGAAGTGGCAGAGAAAGTCAGTTCTATGGCTATAGATCTTTATGGCGGCTATGGATATGTGAGGGAATATCCCGTGGAAAAATATTACAGAGATTCGAAAATCGGGAAGATCTACGAAGGTACGTCGAATATGCAACTTCAGACGATATCCAAAATTATTTTGAAGGAATGA
- a CDS encoding PAS domain-containing protein, giving the protein MRNFQEFLKSNSKDEESYKKLIEFVQGLVEERDNAKEQLDLLESAVRSDYDSVLITTLELDKPGPKIVYVNDGFTRMTGYTKEEVIGKTPRILQGPKTDRKVLDTLKKRLREGQSFFGHTVNYRKDGTEFIIQWDIHPLTNEEGEVTHWVSYQHDITERKRSERKVMDSQIEFDSLDEESKKTLIDIDEQGNIITSNKAFRDLIGYDDEELKKSKIWDLLADEQVETFKHKFDQFKPSDFEGAVYELNIVNKKGNSVEVQVRTRLLEIDDQKVVRTSFENKSLQKRIMAMLNKRNESYRKMYDSTKDFRYKLVQTSGGDFVFDYVSDSFIKITGVSAKQAEGTPIGDFVHKDDIEKVEAHLKNILQGKPNTEQYRIKRKDGSYSEVIDYAKPVWDVENANVEAVKGSISTQISSAKKTTKN; this is encoded by the coding sequence ATGAGAAATTTTCAGGAATTTTTGAAATCAAACAGTAAAGACGAAGAATCGTACAAAAAACTCATCGAATTTGTACAGGGCCTCGTTGAGGAGAGAGATAACGCAAAAGAACAACTGGATTTATTAGAGAGTGCGGTTCGCAGTGATTACGATTCGGTTTTGATTACCACTCTCGAACTTGATAAACCCGGTCCTAAAATTGTATATGTGAATGACGGTTTTACCCGAATGACCGGTTACACAAAAGAAGAAGTGATTGGCAAAACCCCGCGAATTCTTCAGGGGCCAAAAACCGATCGTAAAGTTTTAGATACGCTTAAGAAGCGTCTCAGGGAAGGGCAATCATTTTTTGGCCACACCGTGAATTACCGAAAAGACGGGACAGAATTTATTATTCAATGGGACATCCATCCGCTTACGAACGAAGAGGGAGAAGTTACACATTGGGTGTCGTATCAGCATGATATTACCGAGCGTAAACGGTCGGAAAGAAAAGTGATGGACTCTCAGATAGAGTTCGACAGCCTTGACGAGGAGTCGAAGAAGACACTGATTGATATTGATGAGCAGGGCAATATTATCACATCCAACAAAGCCTTCCGGGATCTGATTGGGTATGACGACGAAGAACTTAAAAAGAGTAAAATCTGGGATCTTTTGGCGGATGAGCAGGTCGAAACTTTCAAGCATAAATTTGACCAATTTAAGCCGAGTGATTTTGAAGGGGCTGTGTATGAACTGAATATCGTAAATAAGAAAGGCAATTCTGTGGAGGTTCAGGTAAGAACACGCCTTCTCGAAATTGATGACCAGAAAGTGGTACGGACTTCATTCGAGAATAAATCACTCCAGAAGCGAATTATGGCCATGTTGAATAAACGGAATGAATCGTATCGAAAAATGTATGATTCAACAAAAGATTTCCGATACAAACTGGTACAGACCAGTGGTGGCGATTTTGTTTTTGATTATGTATCGGACTCTTTTATAAAGATTACCGGCGTTTCTGCCAAGCAGGCCGAAGGTACACCGATTGGTGATTTTGTTCACAAAGATGATATTGAAAAAGTGGAAGCACATCTTAAAAACATTCTGCAGGGAAAGCCGAATACAGAGCAATACCGCATCAAGAGAAAAGATGGCAGCTATTCAGAAGTGATTGATTATGCCAAACCGGTTTGGGACGTTGAGAATGCGAATGTTGAAGCCGTGAAGGGATCAATCTCTACTCAGATTTCTTCGGCAAAAAAAACGACTAAAAACTGA
- a CDS encoding SufE family protein, translating into MTIQEKQDRIVRQFELLGDWPERYKYIIKLGQKLDPLDDKHKVEENLVRGCQSQVWLVTELDHDKIIFKADSDAAITKGLVAMLVNFYSGETPDAILQTDPEFIEKIGMQQHLSPTRSNGLASMVKQMKIYAMAYKSKISQSVQ; encoded by the coding sequence ATGACTATACAAGAAAAACAGGATCGGATTGTAAGACAATTTGAATTATTGGGTGATTGGCCCGAGCGATACAAGTACATCATCAAGCTTGGGCAAAAGCTCGACCCACTGGATGACAAGCATAAAGTGGAGGAAAATCTTGTGCGGGGATGTCAGTCCCAGGTATGGCTTGTTACCGAGCTGGATCATGATAAGATAATTTTTAAAGCCGACAGCGATGCAGCCATTACCAAAGGCTTGGTGGCGATGCTTGTGAATTTCTATTCCGGCGAAACTCCGGATGCGATTCTTCAAACGGACCCTGAATTTATCGAAAAGATCGGTATGCAGCAGCATCTTTCGCCAACTCGTTCAAACGGTTTGGCTTCGATGGTAAAGCAGATGAAGATCTATGCGATGGCTTATAAAAGCAAGATTAGTCAATCTGTACAGTAA
- a CDS encoding DsbA family protein, which translates to MNKKVIQTVAFVAFIGVAITALYYGGVFGNSNGQSEASNAQRVAQKVEILKYSDYQCPACKAYVPIENQLKAEYGDMVELEYRYFPLQGHQFSDLAARSAEAANQQGKFQEMHNLIFQYQEQWSQGGAEEYFFDFAEQIGLDMEQFEEDLESDEVAETVNRQRQEGIRRTVNSTPTYFLNGQKLRQNPRSYDQFKAIVELYMYRSEG; encoded by the coding sequence ATGAATAAAAAAGTTATACAAACAGTAGCATTCGTTGCCTTTATCGGGGTGGCTATCACGGCACTTTATTATGGTGGCGTTTTCGGTAATTCCAATGGCCAGTCTGAGGCGAGTAATGCTCAGCGCGTAGCTCAAAAAGTAGAAATTCTGAAGTATAGTGATTACCAGTGTCCGGCATGCAAGGCGTATGTTCCTATTGAGAATCAACTGAAAGCCGAGTATGGTGATATGGTTGAATTGGAGTATCGTTATTTCCCACTTCAGGGACATCAGTTTTCCGATCTTGCAGCACGTTCAGCTGAAGCAGCTAATCAACAAGGTAAGTTCCAGGAGATGCACAATCTGATTTTTCAATACCAAGAGCAATGGTCGCAAGGCGGGGCAGAGGAATACTTTTTTGATTTTGCCGAGCAGATTGGCCTCGATATGGAACAATTTGAAGAAGATCTCGAATCGGATGAAGTGGCTGAGACAGTGAATAGGCAGCGCCAGGAAGGAATACGGCGAACGGTCAACTCTACGCCTACATATTTCCTGAACGGACAGAAATTGCGGCAGAATCCACGTTCGTACGACCAGTTCAAAGCAATTGTAGAACTGTATATGTACCGGTCGGAAGGCTAA
- a CDS encoding gamma carbonic anhydrase family protein: MIYEFLKKSPQFDDSVFVAPSADIIGDVTIGRESSIWFNVTIRGDVNWIEIGEKSNVQDNTCIHVTNQTGPTKLGDLVTIGHNAMIHACTIHDRVLVGIQSTILDDVIVESDVMIAAGSLVPPGKRLESGFLYMGTPARKARELTDEELRHIVKNAENYVKYQRTYRQVDKYDENPFYKAKG; encoded by the coding sequence ATGATTTACGAATTTCTAAAAAAATCTCCCCAATTTGATGATTCTGTTTTTGTGGCTCCAAGTGCCGATATCATCGGGGATGTGACTATTGGCCGCGAAAGTTCCATCTGGTTTAATGTTACCATTCGGGGGGATGTTAACTGGATTGAGATTGGAGAAAAAAGCAATGTTCAGGATAACACCTGCATTCACGTCACAAATCAAACCGGCCCTACAAAATTGGGCGATTTGGTTACCATTGGCCATAATGCGATGATTCACGCCTGTACCATTCATGATCGGGTTTTGGTTGGAATTCAGTCTACTATTCTGGATGATGTGATTGTGGAATCGGATGTGATGATTGCGGCCGGAAGCCTTGTGCCGCCCGGCAAGCGGTTAGAATCCGGCTTTTTATATATGGGAACGCCGGCAAGGAAAGCAAGAGAACTTACGGATGAGGAACTCAGGCACATCGTTAAAAATGCTGAGAATTACGTGAAGTACCAGCGAACCTATCGGCAGGTGGACAAGTACGACGAAAATCCTTTCTATAAAGCCAAAGGCTAA